In Deltaproteobacteria bacterium, the following proteins share a genomic window:
- a CDS encoding ABC transporter permease has protein sequence MALSPRVKRRLQIFRGLRRGYFSLLALTVLIAVSLAAELLCNQRPLVVRYEGHWYWPVFVSYPETAFGGVFDSEADYHEPTVADALKRDGNWAMFPPVQYDYQYIDTRLSQPAPSPPDGSHWLGTDDRGRDIVARLVYGFRLSVVFGLTLAVFGSLMGIVLGALQGYIGGVFDLISQRVIEVWSAQNELYLLIILSSIFEPSLTLIFVLLSLFGWMGLAAYVRAEFLRARQAEYVQSAIALGGQRWRIILKHVLPNALTPVITFFPFRIADGVMGLTALDFLSLGVPPPTPSLGELLSQGKANLTSWWIIVSVFVVISALILMLNFVGEAVQKAMDPRSVA, from the coding sequence ATGGCTTTAAGTCCCCGCGTAAAACGCCGGCTACAAATTTTTCGCGGTCTGCGCCGTGGCTACTTTAGCCTGCTTGCCCTGACAGTTCTGATCGCTGTGTCGCTCGCGGCCGAATTACTTTGCAATCAGCGTCCCTTGGTCGTGCGCTACGAGGGGCATTGGTATTGGCCGGTATTTGTGAGTTATCCGGAGACCGCCTTTGGTGGTGTTTTCGATTCCGAGGCGGATTATCACGAGCCTACGGTGGCCGATGCCCTAAAACGAGACGGGAATTGGGCTATGTTTCCGCCCGTTCAGTATGACTACCAGTATATCGATACGCGGCTGAGTCAGCCCGCGCCATCGCCTCCCGACGGAAGCCATTGGCTCGGGACCGATGATCGTGGGCGCGATATTGTGGCGCGTCTCGTTTATGGTTTCCGCTTGTCAGTGGTGTTTGGCCTAACATTGGCGGTCTTTGGCTCACTGATGGGCATCGTGCTCGGGGCGCTTCAGGGTTATATCGGCGGTGTCTTTGACCTGATCAGTCAGCGCGTCATCGAAGTGTGGTCGGCGCAGAATGAACTCTACTTGCTGATCATTTTGAGCTCCATATTTGAGCCTTCTCTGACGCTGATATTTGTACTTTTGTCGCTCTTTGGCTGGATGGGGCTTGCCGCCTATGTGAGGGCTGAGTTTCTGCGGGCGCGGCAGGCGGAATACGTGCAGTCAGCGATCGCTTTGGGAGGGCAAAGATGGCGCATCATCCTGAAGCACGTCCTGCCAAACGCACTGACGCCGGTCATTACCTTTTTTCCCTTTCGCATTGCCGACGGTGTTATGGGGCTGACGGCACTAGATTTCTTGTCACTTGGTGTACCACCACCCACGCCCAGTTTAGGCGAGCTACTTAGTCAGGGTAAAGCCAACCTGACAAGTTGGTGGATTATCGTCTCCGTCTTTGTTGTGATCAGCGCGCTCATCCTCATGCTCAACTTCGTCGGTGAAGCCGTGCAGAAGGCTATGGATCCACGCTCGGTGGCTTAG
- a CDS encoding GTP cyclohydrolase I FolE2 (similar protein in Methanocaldococcus converts GTP to 7,8-dihydro-D-neopterin 2',3'-cyclic phosphate as the first step in methanopterin biosynthesis), whose protein sequence is MIDVQASSGASKFAIESVGITSLTYPIIARDAATGEHQTTVASWQLGVDLDASRRGTHMSRFITALDEIAATPLDLDGLYRFACDIATLLHANSSQLSASFRWFRRVAAPVSGRSALLESDVTFKAVSGDQARKSLTIKVAAKSLCPCSKAVAERGAHNQRSELKLTVHLHPESKTPSINELLGLLERSASSPVYPVLKREDEKFVTEAAYDQPVFVEDIVRAAAEQASSLGQLAGFEVEAVNRESIHAHDCYARISFP, encoded by the coding sequence ATGATTGACGTCCAAGCCAGCAGTGGGGCATCTAAGTTTGCTATTGAGTCGGTAGGTATCACCAGTCTGACCTATCCGATCATTGCGCGCGATGCTGCTACGGGCGAGCACCAAACTACCGTGGCGAGCTGGCAGCTGGGGGTTGATCTCGATGCTTCCCGGCGGGGCACCCACATGTCGCGGTTCATCACCGCGCTTGATGAGATTGCGGCAACCCCCCTCGACCTTGACGGTCTGTACCGCTTTGCCTGCGACATCGCAACTCTACTACATGCCAACTCTTCACAGCTGTCGGCGTCTTTTCGATGGTTTAGGCGCGTGGCTGCGCCGGTCAGTGGACGCTCTGCGCTCCTAGAGAGCGACGTCACGTTTAAGGCCGTCAGCGGGGACCAGGCGCGGAAAAGTTTGACCATCAAGGTTGCGGCTAAATCGCTATGTCCATGCTCCAAAGCGGTGGCAGAGCGTGGGGCTCACAACCAAAGATCCGAGCTCAAGCTGACGGTGCATTTGCATCCAGAGAGCAAGACACCGAGCATCAACGAGCTACTAGGTCTACTTGAACGCAGCGCCAGCTCGCCGGTATATCCCGTGCTGAAGCGCGAGGACGAGAAGTTTGTCACCGAGGCGGCCTACGATCAGCCCGTCTTTGTCGAGGACATCGTGCGCGCCGCTGCGGAGCAGGCATCGAGCCTGGGTCAGCTCGCCGGGTTTGAGGTCGAGGCGGTCAATCGGGAGTCCATTCACGCCCATGACTGCTATGCCCGGATCAGTTTTCCCTAA
- a CDS encoding ABC transporter substrate-binding protein yields the protein MLKALAAALIATLAHGSVATAEAGIAMRAEPKYKPGFKAFDYANPEAPKGGTLIIGMEGGVDTLNPYALKGDIAPEVATLVFQELGDNALDEPFSRYPSVAQSFQLAADQLSLTVTLRPEAKFSDGKPVTAADVAFSFDTFQSNKVAPFYKSYWADIKSVSVIDAKTVKFVFKRENPELALITTEMAIFPKHVYASGDFASRAVGSGPYTVADLRPGVSITFKRNPNWWAKDLPVYRGRFNFDTIVIKYYKDPTAMVEAFKRGDFDLYDVRMAKIWSKEMNGPKFDDLHYIKKELLTTRNAQGGQGFVFNLRLPIFQDLRVRQALALAFDFDWSNRNLFYGQYAVNESFFQNTTLAATGMPTPEELAVLTPLKADLPDEVFSKPMGWLGKGQPIQDRLRAAMQLLKSAGYQIKDGVATGPGGQLAFKFLLEPGGLQRVVEPYLQNLRKLGVNVTMEEKEQSVYIRRVDQRDFEMTSLIYGQSQSPGNEQKAYWTSAAADESYSQNYSGLKNKAVDVLVSKVIYAQSRSELELMTRCLDRALYHTHLMVHNWHSPNYRLAYWDKFSHPNTLPTYYTTRQFYELMWFDAAKAQRLTDAQAKGVPLL from the coding sequence ATGCTTAAGGCCCTAGCTGCCGCACTCATCGCTACGTTGGCACATGGCAGTGTCGCCACGGCTGAGGCCGGCATCGCCATGCGCGCGGAGCCCAAATACAAGCCGGGATTTAAGGCCTTCGACTACGCTAATCCTGAGGCGCCTAAGGGTGGCACCCTCATTATTGGTATGGAGGGGGGCGTCGATACGCTTAACCCTTACGCCCTAAAAGGTGATATCGCCCCCGAGGTGGCTACCCTGGTGTTCCAGGAGCTCGGTGATAACGCGCTCGACGAGCCCTTCAGTCGGTATCCTAGTGTGGCACAGAGTTTTCAGCTCGCAGCTGACCAGTTGTCGCTCACGGTTACGTTACGACCCGAGGCTAAATTCTCCGACGGGAAACCGGTGACCGCGGCCGATGTCGCGTTCAGTTTCGACACCTTTCAATCAAATAAGGTGGCCCCTTTTTACAAATCCTATTGGGCCGATATTAAGTCGGTGAGTGTGATCGACGCCAAGACCGTCAAGTTTGTCTTCAAAAGGGAGAATCCGGAATTAGCCCTCATCACTACGGAGATGGCCATATTCCCCAAACACGTTTACGCCAGCGGTGATTTTGCCTCCCGCGCTGTTGGCTCTGGACCATACACCGTCGCAGACCTGCGTCCTGGGGTATCAATCACTTTCAAGCGTAATCCCAACTGGTGGGCTAAGGATCTCCCTGTCTACCGCGGCCGTTTCAACTTCGACACCATCGTCATCAAATACTACAAAGACCCTACGGCGATGGTAGAGGCGTTCAAACGCGGTGATTTTGACCTCTACGACGTCCGCATGGCTAAGATTTGGTCCAAGGAGATGAATGGCCCCAAGTTTGATGACCTCCACTACATCAAGAAAGAACTTCTGACCACGCGTAATGCGCAGGGGGGACAGGGTTTTGTCTTTAACTTGAGATTGCCCATCTTCCAGGATCTACGCGTGCGCCAAGCGCTGGCCTTGGCCTTTGATTTTGACTGGTCCAATAGGAACCTCTTCTACGGTCAATATGCCGTCAACGAGAGTTTCTTTCAAAATACAACGCTCGCGGCTACCGGCATGCCGACGCCCGAAGAGCTGGCAGTGCTGACGCCACTAAAGGCTGATTTGCCTGACGAGGTGTTTTCAAAGCCGATGGGTTGGCTCGGTAAAGGTCAGCCGATCCAAGACCGCTTGAGAGCGGCGATGCAGCTCCTGAAGTCTGCAGGTTACCAGATCAAGGACGGCGTCGCGACGGGTCCAGGGGGGCAACTTGCCTTTAAGTTTTTACTGGAGCCAGGTGGCCTGCAGCGCGTCGTCGAGCCTTACTTGCAAAATTTACGTAAACTCGGCGTCAACGTGACGATGGAGGAAAAGGAGCAGAGCGTCTACATCCGCCGCGTAGATCAGCGTGATTTCGAAATGACCAGTCTGATCTACGGCCAGTCGCAGTCTCCTGGTAATGAACAAAAAGCCTACTGGACCTCGGCCGCCGCCGACGAGTCGTACTCCCAAAATTACAGTGGCCTTAAAAATAAGGCCGTCGACGTACTCGTATCAAAGGTCATTTACGCACAAAGTCGCAGTGAACTGGAGCTGATGACGCGCTGTCTGGACCGTGCCCTCTATCATACGCACCTCATGGTGCATAACTGGCATTCCCCTAACTACCGGCTCGCATACTGGGATAAATTTAGCCATCCCAACACTTTACCCACCTATTACACCACGCGTCAGTTTTACGAGCTCATGTGGTTTGACGCCGCTAAAGCACAGCGCCTCACGGACGCTCAAGCCAAGGGAGTACCGCTACTGTAA
- a CDS encoding PilZ domain-containing protein, translating into MGLALFKERRFTERRQLSGVLPGSLIRTDGKGAVSCRPVDVSAHGLGIVIIGEKKILPVGLELHLVVSDGEIALTVAWSTPDFGKQDSVRYGLAVTDPAVNLEQVFEKYGCLK; encoded by the coding sequence ATGGGCTTGGCCTTATTCAAGGAGCGACGCTTTACCGAACGGCGCCAGCTGTCGGGCGTGCTTCCAGGCAGCTTGATCCGCACGGACGGTAAGGGGGCCGTATCCTGTCGCCCGGTCGACGTATCCGCGCATGGGTTGGGGATCGTGATCATCGGCGAGAAAAAGATTTTACCTGTGGGTCTCGAACTCCATTTGGTCGTCTCCGACGGTGAGATTGCTCTGACTGTGGCATGGAGCACGCCGGACTTCGGCAAGCAGGATTCCGTCCGTTACGGTCTCGCGGTGACGGATCCAGCAGTCAACCTAGAACAGGTGTTTGAAAAGTATGGTTGCCTAAAATGA
- a CDS encoding ABC transporter ATP-binding protein, translating to MTTAPASPTSSGIASMKAGGSGGSGGSAGSMGFGAFTRRFVLPLWPWYLSGTVLLAAINIINLEIPQLAKEIINKLVSNDALTDQSRVALTIVGLGFVTILIRTLSRILIFWPGRQVEMRTKSYLFSRAVRLGERFFNDYGIGDLISRLANDVSQLRAFYAFGVLQVLNVLFLTVFTLAKMSAIHLTLTVLLLIPLVLTFVITRYAMPKIHAYSRANQDAVGSLTNRVTEAFVNVHVIQSNAAQAAFCQRAAQQNEDVFKTSMQLVYIRTFIWPLMSCLAGVSQLVVLLYGGHEVMVGRLSVGDILAFNVYIGLLTFPLTALGIILSLLQRARTALARIGAIDQATPEAEPSDTVEISVLPGPLPSPEIEVRQLNFSYPGSASVALKDLSFQVAKGQRLGIFGRIGSGKSTLFQVLTRLYDPPPGTVYYRGHDILDLAPGVVRREIGYALQQAHLFSATIKANLTMGLSPEPGIEALRTAARAAQILGEIEAWPAGWDTEIGERGIRLSGGQKQRLALARMLLRQPPVMLLDDVLSAVDQATERRLIDQIFALGTTMLIASHRTSALMRCDQILILDDGRITAQGSFDALVKTHPELLSTK from the coding sequence TTGACGACGGCGCCGGCAAGTCCCACCTCAAGTGGGATCGCATCTATGAAAGCTGGGGGATCTGGGGGATCTGGCGGATCTGCGGGATCCATGGGATTTGGCGCCTTTACGCGACGCTTCGTCTTGCCGCTGTGGCCTTGGTACCTTAGCGGCACAGTACTGCTAGCAGCCATCAACATCATAAATCTTGAAATCCCGCAGCTGGCTAAAGAGATCATTAACAAGCTGGTCAGTAACGACGCACTGACCGACCAAAGTCGCGTGGCTCTCACTATAGTCGGACTCGGCTTTGTCACCATACTCATCCGCACGCTATCGCGTATTCTTATCTTTTGGCCGGGTCGCCAGGTCGAGATGCGGACCAAGTCCTATTTATTCTCCCGGGCCGTCCGCTTAGGGGAGCGATTCTTTAACGATTATGGCATCGGGGATCTGATCTCACGTCTGGCAAACGACGTTAGTCAACTCCGTGCCTTTTATGCCTTCGGCGTTTTGCAGGTCCTGAACGTCCTCTTTTTGACCGTCTTCACCCTCGCCAAAATGAGCGCAATCCACCTGACGCTCACCGTGCTCCTTTTGATCCCACTCGTGCTGACATTTGTCATCACGAGATATGCCATGCCCAAAATTCACGCCTATTCCAGGGCTAATCAGGACGCCGTCGGATCCCTGACTAATCGGGTGACCGAGGCCTTCGTTAATGTTCACGTGATTCAATCAAACGCAGCGCAAGCGGCATTTTGTCAGCGCGCTGCGCAGCAAAACGAAGACGTGTTTAAAACCTCGATGCAACTCGTCTACATACGTACTTTCATCTGGCCCTTGATGTCCTGCTTAGCTGGAGTTTCGCAGCTTGTGGTGCTTCTCTACGGTGGTCATGAGGTCATGGTCGGCCGCCTGTCCGTCGGTGATATATTGGCATTTAACGTTTATATCGGCCTACTGACCTTCCCTCTTACGGCGCTCGGTATTATTCTCTCGCTACTCCAAAGGGCGCGCACTGCTCTGGCTCGGATCGGCGCTATCGATCAAGCCACACCCGAGGCAGAGCCAAGCGATACGGTCGAGATCTCTGTCCTGCCTGGACCACTACCCTCTCCCGAAATCGAGGTGAGACAACTAAACTTCAGCTATCCAGGCAGCGCGAGCGTCGCCTTGAAGGACCTTAGCTTTCAGGTCGCAAAGGGGCAGCGGCTCGGCATTTTTGGCCGCATAGGCAGCGGGAAATCCACTCTATTTCAGGTTTTAACACGACTCTACGATCCACCGCCTGGGACGGTCTACTACCGCGGTCACGACATCTTAGATTTGGCACCTGGAGTTGTCAGACGTGAGATTGGCTACGCACTGCAGCAGGCTCATCTATTCTCAGCAACGATCAAAGCCAATTTAACCATGGGTCTAAGCCCCGAACCTGGCATCGAAGCGCTCCGCACGGCAGCCAGGGCGGCGCAAATTCTAGGCGAAATCGAGGCATGGCCAGCGGGTTGGGACACCGAAATCGGCGAACGCGGTATCCGCCTGTCCGGCGGTCAAAAGCAAAGACTGGCGCTTGCGCGCATGCTCCTGCGCCAACCGCCTGTCATGCTACTTGATGATGTGTTGTCAGCAGTAGATCAAGCCACCGAGCGACGGCTCATTGACCAAATTTTCGCTCTGGGTACGACGATGCTAATAGCCTCCCACCGGACCAGCGCCCTCATGCGCTGCGATCAAATCCTGATCCTGGATGACGGTCGGATCACCGCACAGGGATCATTTGACGCTTTGGTAAAAACTCATCCCGAGCTACTTTCCACCAAATAG
- a CDS encoding ABC transporter ATP-binding protein, with the protein MTETAANHASEIALVTEGLTKTYASGFKLGPLHLTVAKGATIGLVGKNGAGKTTTFQLLTGNSDPSAGEVRLLGHKMTPDSAELKRQVGYLPQDPTLPSWATGHEVLTYAAELYGISDPKLAVAQQEELWDCASYRSKPLATLSYGMQKRVGLALATLNRPPLLILDEPFSGLDLSHIKTLERAIAARAEAGLCTILSTHVLSFCAKLCHQVQVLSNGQLTVVEPWHELGATAREAAIERCFFAQGDLS; encoded by the coding sequence ATGACTGAGACAGCGGCAAATCATGCTAGTGAGATCGCCTTAGTGACCGAGGGCCTGACTAAAACTTATGCGAGCGGCTTTAAGCTCGGCCCCTTGCATCTCACAGTGGCTAAAGGCGCGACCATTGGGCTTGTCGGTAAAAACGGTGCCGGCAAGACTACGACCTTTCAACTGCTCACCGGTAATAGCGATCCTAGTGCGGGCGAGGTGAGGCTGCTCGGGCACAAAATGACCCCAGATAGCGCTGAACTCAAGCGCCAGGTTGGTTATCTGCCACAGGATCCAACTCTACCCAGTTGGGCGACTGGTCATGAGGTGCTGACCTATGCAGCGGAGCTTTACGGTATCAGTGACCCCAAGCTTGCCGTCGCGCAACAAGAGGAGCTTTGGGACTGTGCCAGCTACCGCAGCAAGCCGCTTGCAACCCTGTCCTACGGGATGCAAAAGCGCGTAGGTCTAGCCTTGGCAACACTGAACCGCCCACCACTGCTGATTCTGGACGAGCCATTTTCAGGCCTTGATCTCTCGCACATCAAGACACTAGAACGGGCCATTGCGGCACGGGCCGAGGCCGGACTATGCACCATTTTAAGTACCCACGTCCTCAGCTTTTGTGCGAAGCTATGTCACCAAGTGCAGGTCCTCAGCAATGGTCAATTGACGGTGGTTGAACCATGGCACGAACTGGGTGCCACGGCACGCGAGGCCGCCATTGAACGCTGCTTTTTCGCCCAAGGAGACCTAAGTTGA
- a CDS encoding ABC transporter permease subunit — MQSYIFKRLLLMLPTLLGVVLINFAIIQFVPGGPIEQFIAKSRHQMGGEVASGDMSRAMRKGLDEEQINELKKLYEFDQPWPVRLGRWTYKLFTFQFGESYFHHKSVMELVRDKMPVSLWLGITSFFLTYALCIPLGVAKAVRQGTPFDVTTSVLVLVGYSMPGFVLGVLLIWLLGGGSFWDVFPIAGLHSDDYLTRDLWGRIKDTLHHLALPLICLNIGSFAVMTSLTKNTVVDNMGQQYVLTARAKGVKETWVIWRHVFRNSMIPLVTGFAGSFLTMFFTGSLLIETLFSLDGLGLLSYRSVMARDYPVVMATQFFFSILFVVGNLLSDMMYVMVDPRISFEQVAE; from the coding sequence ATGCAGAGCTATATCTTCAAACGTCTGCTCCTCATGCTGCCGACGCTGCTTGGTGTAGTACTGATCAATTTTGCCATCATTCAATTTGTTCCCGGTGGTCCGATTGAGCAGTTTATCGCAAAATCAAGGCACCAAATGGGGGGGGAGGTTGCCTCGGGTGATATGAGCCGCGCCATGCGCAAGGGGCTCGACGAGGAACAAATCAATGAGCTGAAAAAACTCTACGAGTTTGATCAACCCTGGCCGGTACGTCTTGGGCGTTGGACCTATAAGCTCTTCACCTTCCAATTTGGCGAGTCCTACTTTCACCACAAATCGGTCATGGAACTAGTGCGTGACAAGATGCCCGTATCCCTGTGGTTGGGAATCACGTCGTTCTTCTTAACCTACGCGCTGTGCATTCCCTTGGGAGTAGCGAAAGCGGTACGGCAGGGTACGCCTTTTGATGTGACCACCAGTGTCTTAGTCCTCGTCGGCTACAGCATGCCTGGATTTGTGCTCGGGGTGCTTTTGATCTGGTTACTTGGGGGGGGAAGTTTCTGGGATGTATTCCCTATAGCTGGACTCCATAGCGACGACTATTTAACGCGTGATCTTTGGGGCAGGATCAAAGATACCTTGCATCATCTCGCACTGCCACTCATCTGCCTCAATATTGGCAGCTTTGCCGTTATGACGAGTTTAACCAAAAATACGGTCGTCGATAATATGGGCCAGCAGTACGTCCTTACGGCTCGGGCCAAGGGTGTCAAGGAAACTTGGGTGATCTGGCGCCATGTGTTTCGTAATTCGATGATTCCTCTGGTGACGGGCTTTGCAGGGAGCTTCCTGACCATGTTTTTCACCGGGAGTTTGCTGATTGAAACCCTGTTCAGTCTGGATGGCCTAGGGCTACTTTCCTACAGATCGGTCATGGCCCGCGACTACCCAGTGGTGATGGCAACGCAGTTCTTTTTCTCCATCCTATTTGTCGTCGGTAACCTTCTGAGTGATATGATGTACGTGATGGTCGATCCACGTATTAGTTTTGAGCAGGTAGCGGAGTGA